The following are from one region of the Nicotiana tabacum cultivar K326 chromosome 3, ASM71507v2, whole genome shotgun sequence genome:
- the LOC107759591 gene encoding plant cysteine oxidase 2-like: MRIEKNVSERKGKEYSDWKKNRRRQRRVSPVQILYETCKQVFANCGPGVVPSAENIERLKAVLDTMVEADVGLSPNLPYFKSTTYDTPPKITYLHLHECDKFSIGIFCLPPSAVIPLHDHPGMTVFSKLLFGEMHIKSYDWADNILPAESTPSANYPVDNAAGDSTGLRLAKVKVNSVFRAPCKTSILYPSDGGNMHCFTARTACAVLDVLGPPYCDPEGRHCQYYYDFPLANISVPEEQRGCGDYAWLKEREKPEDLTVVGALYKGPKIVK, translated from the exons ATGAGGATTGAAAAAAATGTAAGTGAAAGAAAAGGTAAGGAGTACAGCGACTGGAAAAAGAACCGGAGAAGACAGAGGAGGGTATCGCCGGTTCAAATACTCTATGAAACTTGCAAACAAGTGTTTGCTAATTGTGGTCCTGGTGTTGTACCATCTGCAGAAAACATTGAACGTCTCAAGGCGGTTTTAG ATACTATGGTTGAAGCAGACGTTGGCTTGAGTCCGAATTTGCCATATTTCAAGTCAACCACATATGATACTCCTCCTAAAATAACGTACCTGCACCTCCATGAGTGTGACAAATTCTCG ATTGGTATCTTTTGCTTGCCTCCATCAGCTGTGATTCCACTTCATGATCATCCTGGAATGACAGTTTTTAGCAAGCTTCTTTTCGGAGAAATGCACATAAAGTCGTATGACTGGGCGGACAATATTCTCCCTGCTGAATCAACTCCAAGTGCTAATTATCCTGTAGACA ATGCGGCTGGGGATTCAACTGGACTTCGTCTTGCAAAAGTGAAGGTGAATTCTGTGTTTAGAGCGCCATGCAAGACCTCTATCCTCTATCCATCTGATGGTGGTAATATGCACTGTTTCACAGCAAGAACAGCGTGCGCAGTACTAGACGTGCTTGGTCCACCATATTGTGATCCTGAAGGTCGCCACTGTCAATACTACTATGACTTCCCGTTAGCCAATATCTCAG TACCTGAGGAACAGCGCGGCTGCGGTGACTATGCATGGCTGAAAGAGAGGGAGAAACCTGAGGACTTAACTGTAGTTGGAGCATTGTACAAGGGACCAAAGATAGTTAAGTGA